A genomic region of Herbaspirillum sp. DW155 contains the following coding sequences:
- a CDS encoding TetR/AcrR family transcriptional regulator translates to MSASAKEPRWERRKQDRPHELLAAALELFVERGYAATRLEDVAARAGVSKGTLYLYFDGKESLFKSVVRTNLLPLLDQAEARIEGHAGSSAELLRDLIMHWWQSASQSGLMGLAKLMVAESGNFPELARFYHEEITERGDATIVRVLERGMARGEFRRVDAEAMKKVIVAPLIMLMLWEQSLAPCGAVRLDPLTYLENMIDLCLHGLKA, encoded by the coding sequence ATTGCTGGCGGCGGCCCTGGAATTGTTCGTCGAACGCGGCTATGCCGCCACCCGTCTGGAAGACGTGGCCGCCCGCGCGGGCGTGTCCAAGGGCACGCTCTATCTCTATTTCGACGGCAAGGAAAGCCTCTTCAAGTCGGTGGTGCGCACCAACCTGCTCCCCTTGCTGGACCAGGCCGAAGCGCGCATCGAAGGCCACGCCGGCAGCAGCGCCGAATTGCTGCGCGACCTCATCATGCACTGGTGGCAGTCCGCCTCGCAGTCGGGCCTGATGGGCCTGGCCAAGCTGATGGTGGCGGAATCGGGCAACTTCCCCGAACTGGCGCGCTTCTATCATGAAGAAATCACCGAGCGCGGCGATGCCACCATCGTGCGCGTACTCGAACGCGGCATGGCGCGCGGCGAATTTCGCCGGGTCGACGCCGAAGCGATGAAGAAGGTCATCGTCGCGCCCCTGATCATGCTGATGCTGTGGGAACAGTCACTCGCACCTTGCGGGGCCGTTCGCCTCGATCCGCTGACCTATCTGGAGAACATGATCGACCTCTGCCTCCATGGCCTGAAAGCCTGA